A stretch of the Chanos chanos chromosome 1, fChaCha1.1, whole genome shotgun sequence genome encodes the following:
- the LOC115812501 gene encoding sodium- and chloride-dependent GABA transporter 2-like, with protein MKGDAGLAGLPAVNSRSHDVSDPEKIQERGQWSNKLEFVLSVAGSIIGLGNMWRFPYLCYKNGGGAFLIPYLIFLFTCGVPVFFLETSLGQFTSEGGITCWRKISPLFEGIGYGTQVIVVLLNFYYIIVLAWAIFYLYFSFSWELPWSSCTNTWNTETCVELHRRNDSVNFTQPTNATSPVIEFWERRALRLSSGIDNMGSLNWDLALCLLIAWVLCYFCIWKGVKSTGKVVYFTATFPYVMLVVLLIRGVTLPGAANGIKFYLYPDLGRLADPQVWMDAGTQIFFSYAICLGCLTALGSYNKYNNDCYRDCLALCFLNSGTSFVAGFAIFSILGFMSFEQNVPISEVAESGPGLAFIAYPRAVAMMPFSPLWSCFFFIMIVLLGLDSQFVCVESLVTAIVDMYPAVFRRKHRRELFLLAVSLVSFLMGLVMLMEGGMYVFQLFDYYAASGMCLLFMAIFETVCIAWAYGADRFYDDIEDMIGYRPGPAIKYCWLYITPVTCIGTFAFSLIKYTPLKYNNVYVYPWWGYMVGWLLALASMICIPLWMVFKISTTEGTLRERIKILVRPSSDLPKTRKEQERLLAIFAPEEPDSPNREDLPTHEKDSGC; from the exons GAGACGCAGGTCTAGCAGGGCTCCCCGCTGTGAACAGTAGATCCCATGATGTTTCTGACCCTGAGAAAATACAGGAGAGGGGCCAGTGGAGCAATAAACTGGAGTTTGTGTTATCTGTAGCTGGGTCCATCATTGGACTGGGTAACATGTGGCGTTTCCCGTACCTGTGCTATAAGAATGGAGGAG gTGCCTTTCTCATTCCGTATCTGATTTTCCTGTTCACCTGTGGGGTCCCTGTATTTTTCTTGGAGACATCTTTGGGACAGTTCACAAGTGAAGGAGGCATCACTTGCTGGAGAAAAATAAGCCCCCTCTTTGAGG GTATAGGATATGGTACACAGGTCATTGTGGTCCTACTGAATTTTTACTATATCATAGTTCTGGCCTGGGCTATTTTCTACCTGTACTTCTCCTTCTCATGGGAACTGCCATGGTCCTCCTGCACCAACACCTGGAATACAG AAACTTGTGTGGAACTACATAGAAGAAATGATTCAGTCAACTTTACACAGCCCACCAATGCCACATCTCCTGTCATAGAGTTTTGGGA GAGAAGAGCTTTACGGCTCTCCTCAGGCATCGATAACATGGGCTCTCTCAACTGGGATTTGGCTCTCTGTCTATTGATAGCTTGGGTGTTGTGCTACTTCTGCATTTGGAAAGGTGTCAAGTCCACTGGAAAG GTGGTGTACTTCACTGCTACCTTTCCCTATGTCATGCTTGTGGTTCTGCTCATTCGAGGGGTTACGTTGCCGGGGGCTGCCAATGGTATTAAATTCTACTTGTATCCAGACCTGGGACGTCTAGCAGATCCTCAG gTTTGGATGGATGCAGGGACACAAATCTTCTTCTCCTATGCCATCTGCTTAGGGTGCCTCACAGCTTTGGGGAGCTACAACAAGTATAACAACGACTGTtacag AGACTGCTTGGCCTTATGCTTTTTGAACAGCGGAACAAGCTTTGTTGCTGGATTTGCAATATTCTCTATACTGGGGTTCATGTCTTTTGAGCAGAATGTGCCCATCTCAGAAGTAGCAGAATCAG GACCTGGTCTCGCCTTCATAGCATATCCTCGTGCCGTGGCTATGATGCCCTTTTCCCCTCTGTGgtcctgttttttcttcattatgaTTGTCTTACTGGGCCTGGACAGCCAG tttgtgtgtgttgagagctTGGTAACAGCCATTGTGGACATGTATCCTGCCGTGTTTCGCCGTAAGCATCGCAGAGAACTGTTCCTGCTGGCTGTGTCTTTAGTCTCCTTCCTGATGGGCCTAGTCATGCTAAtggag GGGGGAATGTATGTCTTCCAACTCTTTGACTACTATGCTGCAAGTGGCATGTGTCTTCTCTTCATGGCCATATTCGAGACAGTTTGCATCGCTTGGGCCTATG gTGCTGATCGCTTCTATGATGATATTGAGGATATGATTGGCTATCGTCCAGGACCTGCTATCAAATACTGCTGGCTATATATCACCCCAGTTACCTGCATT gggacctttgctttctctcttatCAAATACACTCCTCTCAAATACAacaatgtatatgtgtatcCTTGGTGGGGTTATATGGTGGGCTGGCTGCTGGCTCTGGCCTCCATGATTTGTATCCCACTTTGGATGGTTTTCAAAATCAGCACCACGGAAGGAACACTGAGAGAA CGAATTAAAATCCTTGTCAGACCATCCTCTGATTTACCCAAAACAAGAAAGGAACAGGAGAGACTTCTGGCTATCTTTGCCCCAGAAGAACCAGATTCTCCCAACAGAGAAGACCTCCCCACACATGAGAAAGACTCCGGGTGTTAG